Sequence from the Montipora foliosa isolate CH-2021 chromosome 12, ASM3666993v2, whole genome shotgun sequence genome:
GTTGGAAATCGACAACACCAGACAGTGaagtttaaaaggaaaaacggATGTTATGTTTAAAATGTGTTCATGTTCATGTCTGTAATAAAGTTTTCCATTTCTTTAGAAATTCAATATTGAAAAATCAATGCACCAGTCAGTCACCCTATTAATAAATAGATGCTTGAAAATCCATGGAAAGAGTTCTTTGGATGGGGCAAAATACAGGCATAAGGCATGCAAAGGCTACAGTTGTAATCTGGAATTGTGCATTGGTTGTCTCTTTAAGTTTGGAAAATCGTTCCAGTATGTGCATAACTATGAACTTCGCTGCAGGTTAAAGCATTCTAGTTAGTGGGAAAGGAAGGAAAACAAAGCTAGCTAATTAAGGGACAGGATTTGCTACCATGCTGTGCATGCTTATCCTTCAATATAAAATCTTACCAACCACCAAGAAGTTTTTATATAGACTTCAACAATTCCACTTGCTCTTTTTTGATGATGCAAAATTTCCAAACACAAATGAGTCTGACTGACAATGGGAATTAAAAAGGTTTCATCCATTTTCTTGGAAGCACTTCCACATTTTGGTTATACTCTCTTTAAGGGGTTACAACTGGTTTTATTCCAACTGTTTCAGTATTCAAATACCAGTTCCCGATAAGCAAGTCAAGGACTACAAAATAATCTATGGAATGACAACAGATGCCTGTACGCACCATGAACACATATTCCAAAATGTGCATTTGTGTCCAAAATACAGGCAAAGCAATTTAAAACACagtatttgcagcaactttgcAGTATTGCTCTATACCATCATCAGACTGGTGGTGCAAAGGAATGCTACAGTAGTAGTATAGTGTTAATTGTGATATTGTTGTCTGTATTTTAGAATACCACCATCTAgggtgaaaaacaaaactaaaaaagtACTAGTAACCTCAGGCATTCCTTTCAGATgcctctttttttattatttgcaCTCAAACTTTCCAACAATGTCCTGTCACTTTAACACAGCAGCTCCCAATCCATGAAAAAGCCCACTCCCCTTTGACAATACAACAATAAAACCAAACAattaaaccaaacaaaattGAAAGCATTCACCTCATGAAGCCCTATCAGCTTTACTACTTTCACAATAAAACAGTGAAGGAGGACTCCATTATAAACTATGAATAGATGTAAAATAAATGTCCAGAATAGAAGGACAGCAGCAACTAAAGTGGCAAGGCTACATGTATTGAGGTACTGAAAAAAGTCTAGCAGGTGAATAGTGAAGCCATGAGGTGACTCACCATTGGTCGAATCACATGCATTCAACAAGGCTACTAAACAGTGTTTGTGACAATGAATATATGAAGATGATATATTTCAACTGAGGATTAAAGAATGAATATGTGAATGATCATAGCTGTTATGAACACAACTTAACCAGTAGTGAAAATATAGCCTTAAGCTGTACAGacctggtatttttttttcagcctttACTTTCACTACTGCTTATTTAAGTAGAAGTCATAGCTGTGATTATCATTCACATCTTCAACAACAGTGTTTATTTGCATTCGAAAGTTTAAAGAGATGGCATTTCGCATTGCTACTGCTGGATGGAGGGCTGCAACTGCTACACCACCATCCCCATCATCATCcaaattgtcatcatcatcattatcatttggCCACCAGTTGTCATCAAATGCCTCACCGTGAATCTCACAAATGTTGTGAAGGGTACAACATGCGCCCACTGCCAATGGTACATTCTGTGTTTTCATGTCTAGGCGCTTAAGCAAAATCCTCCAGCGTCCTTTGAGTCGCCCAAATGCAATTTCCACGGCCATTCGGGTGCTGCTTAGGTTGTTATTGAAGGCTCTCTGACTTGGGGTCAGCCGGCCATTATCAGGATACGCTGCATCGCCAATTATGACAACAGGGATCGTTACACCATTTATGACTTCAGTTTTGTTGGGTGGAAAAAGAGTTCCATTTTGGCCAAGACCGTAAAGGGGAGAATTCGCCAGCACCCTAGCATCATGTACTCGTCCAGGCCAACCAATGAATACATCGGTAAAGCAGTATTTTGGATCCACAACACCTTGTAAGATAATTGAATGGTACCCCTTTCTGTTGTGGTAATCTTCATGATGTTCCTCCGGGGCTATGATAGGAATATGACAACCATCGATTGCTCCACCAACTTGAGGAAATCTCTTAATTCTCTCAAAGCCACGAATAGTTTCATCAAGGCGCTCTCCTTGGGGCAGTTGAATGTATATTGGAAGAAGAGTTTGAACAATGGCTCTACAAACATCGTGCACAATACCACAAGCCGTAGATTTTCCAATGCCAAATAAGTGGCTGATTGTTCGATACTCTACATTTGTGGCAAGCCTCCATAGTGCAACAGCAACCCTTTGGCGCGTAGGTATAGCTCTCCGAAATCTTgtattttgccgagatatttcaggagcaagctcatCGCAAATGTGGTTTAAGGTTTCCTTACACATGCGGAAGTTTTTGCGCCAGTCATCTGCAGTCCACGTTCTGTTAACAACACGGTGCCACCAGTCAGAACTACGTTCCCTCACCCAGACTGAGCGATAATGAAAAATTCTACAAACCCTTGTCAGTCCACAAACTGCTATGCCAACGAGTGCCAAAAATCGTTGTGTTTGCCGAAATCGAAAGATACGGTAGCGTTGATTCCGTAGATAATTTTTCTTTGACAAACGAAAAGCAGCTCTGCGGTTACGAAGAACTTTCTCCAGAGCAGTAACCCACAACATAAACAAAACTCCGACCAACAGTTCCGCCATCCTTAATTTATTATCACCTTTACATGGGGTACTTATTAATTCAGGTTGATACTGCATACAAAGTGTATTGCCGGCTCAAATATTAACAACACTTTCAGTGAgaacaatttttttgagaaaaggtTTGGGATAAACTTGTTTCTTCTAAAGCTCTTCAAATTGAACTTAATTCCCTCAAGTGTGAACGCAatctaagcgtcactcatttaaatttttgttttgttctgttttgatttaatacgcaatattgacaacgcaatgtaacgaagtttgtaagatcgcgcgcgctttaaattcaacggcgatttcaaaatatgtaacactgaagatgacggatgtaccgttgaaacatgtctggaaaattaaagaaagttgttatgtttatacgaatatctatattgttgctgctatctagaccttttggattattaaaatggtaaacgaattcaaactcaccgtctttcGTTTGCGAGCCCAAACCTGATGCaaatctgtgcatgcgcgtggatttaccactggacaacaaaactgtgtgggccTCCGGGCCGTGGGCCTGCCTTTAGCAAAACCCCAGATAAGTGGCGTTACATTAATTTTCTGAAGATGGTAATGGGTATTATTTTTACTTGTGATCTGCATTTTTATTAGATATGAAATGTGAAATGGGTATTTTTTTCCTCATGAATCGTGATTTCCATAGTAGCTATGAACTGTGATTGCCCAAAATGCACTGTTTTATCTTCCACGAAGCGTGAAGTGCTAACAGTAAGTGTGAAAGGGCCCTTTTCTTGTGAAACGTGAAATATACCTCCTTACTTCATTTATGTCACTGTAGGATtaatgttaattttaatttatatttcacGCCAATTTGAGGATGGGTATCAACgtttgtacatgtagatgtagtgTTAACAGTTCCTGTAAGTTATGTTCCAAAGGAATACTTACAAAAGTTCATGTTGGTTTGCTGCAGTTTTTCTTGACCTGTAACATTGAGAAGATCATTAAAAAGAGAGTGGTCATTTGCTGAAAGGGTGGGGTGGTTAATGTAGCTAGCAGGGGTGGGGGCATGTTGAAATTTTCTTGATGTTTTTTTTGTacagtattttttatttttgtcttacTTTGTTTTAGTTTGTCATTTTATTTGTCAACTGTTCAAGGGATATTATTTAAAGTATGTTCCCTTTTACCCCAGCATGAAAATCAATGACTACATTTATTTGCAGCAGGTCTCTCTTCCCTAGTATAATAACCAGTCTTAAAGGGCACAAATGATAAGAAGATGTTTGTACAGGTGTTAGGAAACATCTCTTTAGTGGGGGAAGTATTGATAATATATACATTGTAGAACTATACACAATAGTCCTTACATGTAGAAGCAAATTTATAAAatgtaaaactgaaaaaaatctgTATGATTTGATTTATTAGAAACAATAGATATACTTATGCTGTTGTGGTGCTGTCGTCCAGTTGTCGATGTCATGATCTAAAACAAGTTCAGTAATTTATGCTGTTGTTACTTGTACGTTTTAGGTTGTGCCATGCTAAGTTTTAAATATACTTTAACAAAAAGGTCAAAGTTTTTcacaaaaattaagaaatatatTGAAGTTTTTGTCACGTTTCTGACATTAGAAATGATACACGCTGGTATTGTTACACGTTAATACATTAGGGATTGACGGACTGTTGTGGTTGTGAGTTGCAGATACATGACattgcattaattttttgaagGTGGTAATGATTATTTTTGTGACTTGTGATCGGCTTGTTTATATCAGTTGTGAAATGTGAAATGTGTATTTTTTCCCTTATCAATCGTGATTTCTATAGTAGCTATGAATTGTGACTGTCCAAAATgcattgttttattttccaTGATGTGTGAAGTGctaatattataatttattttgaaatgtgAAAGGGCCCTTTTCTTTACTCCATTTATGTCACTATAGGATTAATGCTAATTAATTTATCTTTCATGTCAATTTAAGGATTCTGATGTCAAATAATTAGTTACATTCTTTGTTGAAAGTTTCTAGATGGAGTGAGTCTCTATaaacaaaattgtttctttttaatgagtgATTGCTTTGACTTTTTTTAGCTTGAAAAATTTTCTAGTTAAGATTAATTGTTGTCAGATTAGTCAGATTCAATGATGTTGGATGTAAACCATTTACACAAGAAAGCTGTCTCAAAAATGTTGCATTGCTTGTAAAATTTTGGTGGGTGgttgtttgcttttgtttgcATATTTTGACAAGTGCTCTACAGCTTCATTTAGGACAGTATTTGTTCCTCCTAAGGTCAACTTTCGTCAGTGTTTGTGCTCTCAAAAAAATTTGTTGACTGTTTAATTTTCTTACATACCTCTATGAAGCTGATTTATTCACAATTTTACAAATTGTGTGAATTGCCAATAGCAAGTTACTATGAGTGTAAGATGAGTATAAGATTTTCTACATTTAGATGTAGTGTTAACAGTTTTGTAAGTCATGTTCAAAGGGAATACTTACAGAAGTCCATGATGCTTGGCTGCAGTTGTTCTTCACCTGCAACATTGAGAAAGTCATTAAAAAGAGACTGGTCATTTGTTGAAAGGGTGGGGTGGTTAATGTAACTAGCAGGGGTGGGGGcatgttgaattttttttcccctttgtatagcattttttatttttgtgttaCTCTGTTTTAGTTTGTTATCCGTTATTAGTCAACTGTTCAAGGGATAAAGAGGTAAAAATTACTGGagcgctgcagttcaatatttGCCATTAAGATGAGGTTCAAATTATAGGCTTTAATGTCTCTGTTTTTGATTTGAGTTTCCAAGCGCTACATGTACAAAAACATTCCGTTTTTCATGATTTAGTCAAAATGGTGCACGTAATAGATGAAGTTCATCTCCAGACTCCAATCCAGCAACATTCTTaaaattttcaacatttcaaACTATTACTAGTAAAAGCGGAGCTGGACAATCTGTAAGCCAGCATGCTTGCAAAGACCATTTGATTCCTTACATACTTCTATGAAGCTGATTGATTGACCATTATAGAAATTTTGTGAATTGCTAATAACACTACTGTGGGTGTAAGATGGGTATAAAGTTgtctacatgtagatgtagtGTTAATAGTTTTGTAAGTTATGTTCAAAAGGAATACTTACAAAAGTCCATGATGGTTGGTTGCAGTTGTTCTTCACCTGTAACATTGAGAAGACCATTAAAAAGACACTGATCATTTGTTGAAAGGGTGGGGTGGTTAATGGAGCTAATGGGGATGGGGTTATGTTGAAAATTTCTGGACTTTGTCCTTTATACAGCATTTTTATATGTTTCTCTTACTCTGTTTTAGTTTGTCACTCGTTACTTGTTAACTGTTCAAGGTACATTATTTAAAGTGTGTTCCCTTTTCCCCCAGCATAAAAATCAGTGACCACACCTATTTGCATCAGCTCTT
This genomic interval carries:
- the LOC137980788 gene encoding uncharacterized protein, with the protein product MAELLVGVLFMLWVTALEKVLRNRRAAFRLSKKNYLRNQRYRIFRFRQTQRFLALVGIAVCGLTRVCRIFHYRSVWVRERSSDWWHRVVNRTWTADDWRKNFRMCKETLNHICDELAPEISRQNTRFRRAIPTRQRVAVALWRLATNVEYRTISHLFGIGKSTACGIVHDVCRAIVQTLLPIYIQLPQGERLDETIRGFERIKRFPQVGGAIDGCHIPIIAPEEHHEDYHNRKGYHSIILQGVVDPKYCFTDVFIGWPGRVHDARVLANSPLYGLGQNGTLFPPNKTEVINGVTIPVVIIGDAAYPDNGRLTPSQRAFNNNLSSTRMAVEIAFGRLKGRWRILLKRLDMKTQNVPLAVGACCTLHNICEIHGEAFDDNWWPNDNDDDDNLDDDGDGGVAVAALHPAVAMRNAISLNFRMQINTVVEDVNDNHSYDFYLNKQ